The genomic segment GCCGACGGCGCCCTCGCCGTCATCGATTTTCAGGACCTCCGGTTCGGCCCTCCCGACTACGACGCCGTGTCCCTCCGCTTCGAGCGGGCGGGGGCCCTCGCCCCGGCCCACGGCGACGCGTACGCGGAATCCGTCCTTCTCCAGAGGGCCTGGAAGGTCCTCGGCACGTTCGAGAAGATGCTCGCGCTCGACCGCGAGGTGTACCGCCCCCACCGGGATGCCGCTGCTCGTGCGGTCCGCCTCTGGACGCGTCCCGACGGCCCCTACCGGCCGCTCCTGGCGTTCCTCCCCGGCTGACGGGGTATCATCCCGACCCTCAGGAGGCCCCTCTTGCCCAACCTCGGAATCCCGGAACTCCTCATCATCCTCGCCATCATCGTCCTGCTCTTCGGCGTCGGGAAGCTCCCGCAGCTCGGGAAGGGGATCGGCGAGGGCATCCGCAATTTCAAGCAGGCGGTGAAGGACGGCGGCCAGGACTCCGAGAAGAAGGACCCCCCGGCGGGAACCGGCTCCGGGAACACGCCCTCCTCGCCCAAGTGACCCCCGGCCGCTCCGGGCGCGCGGAATAGCGGCCCCCCCTTCCGCGTTTTCAGGACGACCGTGGCCGCGACGCGGCCCGACCGGAGTTCCGCGGAGCGCCTCGCACACCGTCGAACGGGAGTGAATCCGTCATGAAGATCGCCAAGCGCGTGTTCCTCTTCCTTGCCGTCAACGTTCTCGTCGTCACGACGATCTCGGTCGTCCTGGGCGTCCTCGGCGTCCGCCCCTACCTCACGGCACGCGGGCTCGACCTGGGATCGCTCGCCGTCTTCTGTCTCGTGTGGGGCTTCGGCGGAGCGTTCATATCGCTGGGCCTCTCGCGGGTCATGGCGAAATGGGGCATGGGCGTCAAGCTCGTCGACCCGGGCACACCCGACCCGGCCGCACAGGAGCTCGTCTCCACGGTCCACCGTCTGGCCCAGGCCGCGGGCCTCAGGACGATGCCCCAGGTCGGCGTCTACGACTCCGAGGAGGTGAACGCCTTCGCTACGGGTCCGACGAAGAACCGGGCGCTCGTCGCCGTCTCCACCGGGCTACTGCGGCGCATGCGCCGCGACGAGGTGGAAGGGGTCCTCGGGCACGAGATCGCCCACGTGGCCAACGGCGACATGGTGACGATGACGCTCATCCAGGGCGTCGTGAACGCGTTCACGATGTTCCTCGCCCGCGTCGTGGCGTTCTTCGTCGCCCAGCTCTTCCGCCGCGACGAGGAGGGCGGGGGGGTCTCCCACCTCGTCTATTTCGTCGCGACGCTCGTGTTCGACATCGCCTTCTCGATCCTCGGTTCCGTCGTCGTCGCCTGGTTCTCGCGGCTCCGCGAGTTCCGCGCCGACTCCGGCGGAGCGCAGCTCGCGGGCCGGGACCGGATGATCGCGGCCCTCGAGGGCCTGCAGCGAACGGTCGGCGTCGTCGACCCGGCGGACCGCCACGTCGCTGTCCAGACGCTCAAGATCTCCGGCCACCCGCGAGGCCTGATGCGCTTCTTCTCGACGCATCCGCCGCTGGAGACCCGCATCGCGCGGCTCAGGATGATGGCCTGATCCCCGTCTCGCCGGGGACACGCGGGCCGGCGCGACGAGCGCCGGCCTGGGGGGCCGGGGGGGGGGGGGGAGGGCCCCCGGGGGGGGGGGGGGGGGGGGGGGGGGGGGCGCGGGGCCGCGGGGGGGGGGGGGGCCCGGGGGGGGGGGGGGGGGGGGGGGGGGGGGGGGGGGGGGGGGCCGCGCGGGGGCGGGGGGGGGGGGGGGGGGGGGGGGGGGCCCGCCCCGGGGGCGGGGGGGGCGCGGGCGCGCCGCGCGGGGGGGGGG from the Holophagales bacterium genome contains:
- the tatA gene encoding twin-arginine translocase TatA/TatE family subunit translates to MPNLGIPELLIILAIIVLLFGVGKLPQLGKGIGEGIRNFKQAVKDGGQDSEKKDPPAGTGSGNTPSSPK
- the htpX gene encoding protease HtpX, giving the protein MKIAKRVFLFLAVNVLVVTTISVVLGVLGVRPYLTARGLDLGSLAVFCLVWGFGGAFISLGLSRVMAKWGMGVKLVDPGTPDPAAQELVSTVHRLAQAAGLRTMPQVGVYDSEEVNAFATGPTKNRALVAVSTGLLRRMRRDEVEGVLGHEIAHVANGDMVTMTLIQGVVNAFTMFLARVVAFFVAQLFRRDEEGGGVSHLVYFVATLVFDIAFSILGSVVVAWFSRLREFRADSGGAQLAGRDRMIAALEGLQRTVGVVDPADRHVAVQTLKISGHPRGLMRFFSTHPPLETRIARLRMMA